The following coding sequences lie in one Sphingomonas sp. M1-B02 genomic window:
- a CDS encoding pyridoxal-dependent decarboxylase, exosortase A system-associated: protein MTSKPFGPIPPEFRDLAALPWLDQATPAYVYDFGIVAARIARLRAALPAGVAVHYAIKANPFAPLLRAIAPLVDGLDVASAGELVRAADVMAAGAISFAGPGKRDFELEAAISAGATINLESEGEAVRALALGDRLGVRPRLAVRVNPDHELRGSGMKMGGRASPFGVDAARVPALVRMLLEAGAEWRGFHIFAGSQSLDTQAVIETQAATVALALRLTQEAGQAPPLVNLGGGFGIPYFPGDLPLDIEAIGAALGETLARFPGPGFAIELGRWLVGEAGVYLARVVDRKESQGETFLVVEGGLNHHLAATGNFGTVVRRNYPVAVAHRMQDAPEEVVTIVGPLCTPLDRLADRVALPRAEPGDVIAIFASGAYGATASPSAFLGHPPVRETLVPHLHD from the coding sequence ATGACCTCAAAGCCCTTCGGTCCGATCCCGCCCGAGTTTCGCGATCTCGCCGCGCTGCCGTGGCTCGATCAGGCTACCCCCGCTTATGTCTATGATTTCGGCATCGTCGCCGCCCGGATCGCGCGGCTGCGTGCGGCGCTGCCGGCGGGGGTGGCGGTGCATTATGCGATCAAGGCCAATCCCTTTGCGCCGCTACTCCGGGCGATCGCGCCGCTGGTGGACGGGCTGGATGTGGCCTCAGCGGGAGAGCTGGTCCGCGCGGCTGACGTCATGGCGGCGGGCGCGATCAGCTTTGCGGGTCCGGGGAAGCGCGATTTCGAGCTCGAGGCGGCGATCTCCGCAGGGGCGACGATCAACCTCGAATCTGAAGGCGAAGCGGTGCGGGCGCTCGCGCTTGGCGATCGGCTGGGCGTGCGGCCCCGGCTGGCGGTGCGGGTGAATCCCGATCATGAACTGCGCGGTTCGGGGATGAAGATGGGAGGGCGCGCGTCGCCCTTCGGGGTGGACGCGGCGCGGGTTCCGGCGCTGGTTCGCATGCTGCTCGAAGCGGGGGCCGAATGGCGAGGGTTCCATATCTTCGCCGGATCGCAGTCGCTCGATACGCAGGCGGTGATCGAAACCCAGGCGGCGACGGTGGCGCTGGCGCTGCGGCTGACGCAGGAAGCGGGACAAGCGCCGCCGCTGGTCAATCTGGGCGGGGGGTTCGGCATCCCCTATTTTCCGGGCGACCTGCCGCTCGACATCGAGGCGATCGGCGCGGCGCTGGGGGAGACGCTGGCGCGGTTTCCGGGGCCCGGCTTCGCGATCGAGCTGGGGCGCTGGCTGGTGGGCGAGGCGGGGGTCTATCTGGCGCGGGTCGTCGACCGGAAGGAGAGCCAGGGCGAGACCTTCCTGGTGGTGGAGGGGGGGCTCAACCACCATCTGGCGGCCACGGGCAATTTCGGGACGGTCGTGCGCCGCAATTATCCCGTCGCGGTGGCGCACCGGATGCAAGATGCGCCCGAGGAAGTGGTGACGATCGTCGGGCCGCTCTGCACCCCGCTCGACCGGCTGGCTGACCGGGTGGCGCTGCCGCGGGCCGAGCCGGGTGACGTCATCGCGATCTTCGCATCGGGGGCCTATGGCGCGACCGCGAGCCCCTCGGCCTTCCTGGGGCATCCGCCGGTGCGCGAGACGCTGGTCCCGCACCTGCACGACTAA
- a CDS encoding XrtA/PEP-CTERM system exopolysaccharide export protein: MRFMGFGKVFIGVGTASALLSGCAGGGSRPELPPASFVGTREAPSDEYIIGPLDQLNIFVWRNPELSSKVQVRPDGRITTPLISDMPAVGKTPAMLADDMKFALGEYIKDPIVSVIVENFSGTYSQQVRIVGATEKPASIPYRANMTVLDAMISVGGLSEMASGNRARLVRQDRATGKQREYRIRLGDLLKNGDISANVKLEPGDVIIIPESMF, from the coding sequence ATGCGTTTCATGGGATTCGGCAAGGTTTTCATCGGCGTGGGGACAGCCTCTGCGCTATTGTCGGGGTGCGCGGGTGGCGGAAGTCGTCCGGAACTGCCGCCTGCCAGCTTCGTCGGCACGCGCGAGGCGCCGAGCGACGAATATATCATCGGCCCGCTCGACCAGCTCAACATCTTCGTGTGGCGCAACCCCGAGCTTTCGTCGAAGGTCCAGGTGCGCCCCGACGGCCGCATCACGACTCCGCTGATCAGCGACATGCCCGCGGTGGGCAAGACCCCGGCGATGCTCGCGGACGACATGAAGTTCGCGCTGGGCGAATATATCAAGGACCCGATCGTATCGGTGATCGTCGAGAATTTCTCCGGCACCTATAGCCAGCAGGTCCGCATCGTCGGCGCGACCGAGAAGCCGGCGTCGATCCCCTATCGCGCCAACATGACCGTGCTCGACGCGATGATCTCGGTCGGCGGGCTTTCCGAGATGGCGTCGGGCAACCGCGCGCGTCTCGTAAGGCAGGACCGGGCGACCGGCAAGCAGCGCGAATATCGGATTCGGCTGGGCGACCTGCTCAAGAACGGTGACATTTCCGCGAACGTCAAACTCGAACCGGGCGACGTGATCATCATCCCCGAGAGCATGTTCTGA
- a CDS encoding XrtA system polysaccharide chain length determinant, protein MGSLFDEARAALHAVWMRRWLALAVAWGLCLVGWLVVSQMPNRYESRARIFVQLRQILPSENGVSALEQQKDIDRVRQTLTSAVNLDKVVRGTDLARTVSNDRDIADRVAGLQKAIKLTAQQDNLFEITVTAPSGKLARQIAQKLIDIFVEQNLADNRDQSGQSLRFLDQQLDLRQKALQEAEVKKSDFTNRYLGSLPGTGSLNDRIGAARTQLSQVQADLAAAQSSLNAVNAQMSGTPANVAGAGGGAVAGPARARLAAIQGQMAEARSRGWTDNHPDMVALKSQLGAAQAAARNEPVTGGGVGASSNPLYLSLRSLQADRGAQVAALVQRKSQIEGDLATLQAKMTSEPGVAAEQGQIDREYAVLKDQYDKLLAQREQIRLRSQAQTETDAEKFNIVDPPTLPNAPTAPNRPLLLTAVLILGLGAGAAAAFALDKLTATFSTASRLEKASGMPVIGSIGEVVSAAQAELRRKKLTLFAGGLAALAIAYVGLVSVEFIQRGMGA, encoded by the coding sequence ATGGGAAGTCTTTTCGACGAAGCGCGCGCCGCGCTCCATGCGGTCTGGATGCGCCGCTGGCTTGCGCTGGCAGTGGCCTGGGGCCTCTGCCTGGTGGGCTGGCTTGTCGTGTCGCAAATGCCGAACCGCTATGAATCGCGGGCGCGGATCTTCGTGCAGCTGCGCCAGATCCTCCCCAGCGAAAACGGGGTGTCGGCGCTAGAGCAGCAGAAGGATATCGACCGGGTTCGCCAGACGCTTACCTCGGCAGTCAATCTCGACAAGGTCGTGCGCGGCACCGACCTGGCGCGCACCGTCTCCAACGATCGCGACATCGCCGATCGAGTGGCCGGGCTGCAGAAGGCGATCAAGCTGACCGCGCAGCAGGACAATCTGTTCGAAATCACGGTCACGGCGCCAAGCGGCAAGCTGGCGCGGCAGATCGCGCAGAAGCTCATCGACATCTTCGTCGAGCAGAACCTGGCCGACAACCGCGACCAGAGCGGACAGTCGCTCCGCTTCCTCGACCAGCAGCTCGACCTGCGCCAGAAGGCGCTGCAGGAAGCCGAGGTCAAGAAGTCCGACTTCACCAACCGCTATCTCGGCTCGCTGCCGGGCACCGGCTCGCTCAACGACCGGATCGGCGCGGCACGCACCCAGCTCTCGCAGGTCCAGGCCGACCTGGCGGCGGCGCAAAGCAGCCTCAACGCGGTGAACGCGCAGATGTCCGGCACCCCGGCCAATGTCGCGGGCGCAGGGGGCGGCGCGGTCGCCGGCCCGGCTCGGGCGCGACTCGCGGCGATCCAGGGGCAGATGGCCGAGGCGCGCTCGCGCGGCTGGACCGACAATCATCCCGACATGGTGGCGCTCAAGAGCCAGCTCGGCGCAGCGCAGGCCGCCGCGCGCAACGAGCCGGTGACGGGCGGCGGGGTCGGCGCTTCATCCAACCCGCTCTATCTGAGCCTGCGTTCACTGCAGGCCGATCGCGGCGCGCAGGTCGCGGCACTGGTGCAGCGCAAGAGCCAGATCGAAGGCGACCTGGCGACGCTGCAGGCCAAGATGACCAGCGAGCCCGGCGTTGCCGCCGAGCAAGGCCAGATCGACCGCGAATATGCGGTGCTGAAGGACCAATATGACAAGCTGCTCGCCCAGCGCGAGCAGATCCGCCTGCGTAGCCAGGCGCAGACCGAGACCGACGCGGAGAAGTTCAACATCGTCGATCCGCCGACGCTGCCCAACGCTCCGACTGCGCCAAATCGGCCGCTGTTGCTCACCGCGGTGCTGATCCTGGGGCTGGGCGCCGGTGCGGCTGCGGCGTTCGCGCTCGACAAGCTGACCGCCACCTTCTCGACCGCCTCGCGGCTCGAAAAGGCCAGCGGCATGCCGGTGATCGGATCGATCGGCGAAGTGGTGTCCGCGGCGCAGGCCGAGCTGCGCCGCAAGAAACTGACGCTCTTTGCCGGGGGACTCGCCGCGCTGGCGATCGCCTATGTGGGGCTGGTCAGCGTCGAATTCATCCAGCGCGGAATGGGGGCATGA
- a CDS encoding AAA family ATPase has translation MNDQSPRRYQGSLLERAAALQFAPPEPVPTIETEVAAPVVPVPDVPAAKPAEPTLRRAAGRRSARIDRQLLVDAGMIVPGSAITALAEEFRMVKRQLLLTARAVAAKETVQAADKARMILVCSAQADEGKTFCAINLALSMAAEKDVEILLVDADFAKPDILERLGLPQGPGLLDALSGSVANVEDCIVDTDVPQLSVLSAGTKTNNDTELLASDRARAVIDGLAQANPRRIVIFDSPPALAASPASVLALHVGQAMLVVRADQTSESDLREAVSTLDGCEHIQLVLNAVSFQPGGRRFGTYYGEAGK, from the coding sequence ATGAACGACCAGAGTCCGCGCCGATATCAGGGCAGCCTGCTCGAGCGGGCGGCGGCGCTGCAATTCGCGCCGCCGGAGCCCGTTCCGACGATCGAAACCGAGGTCGCCGCACCCGTGGTGCCCGTCCCCGACGTGCCGGCGGCCAAGCCGGCAGAGCCGACGCTGCGCCGCGCGGCAGGCCGTCGCTCCGCGCGGATCGATCGCCAGTTGCTGGTCGATGCGGGGATGATCGTGCCTGGAAGCGCGATCACCGCGCTGGCGGAGGAATTCCGCATGGTGAAGCGCCAGCTGCTGCTCACCGCGCGCGCCGTCGCCGCCAAGGAGACCGTCCAGGCTGCCGACAAGGCGCGGATGATCCTGGTCTGCTCGGCGCAGGCCGATGAGGGCAAGACCTTCTGCGCGATCAACCTGGCGCTTTCGATGGCGGCCGAGAAGGATGTCGAAATCCTGCTCGTCGACGCCGATTTCGCCAAGCCCGACATTCTCGAGCGGCTGGGATTGCCGCAGGGGCCCGGGCTGCTCGATGCGCTGTCCGGATCGGTCGCCAATGTCGAGGACTGCATCGTCGATACCGACGTGCCGCAGCTCTCGGTGCTTTCGGCGGGCACCAAGACCAACAACGACACCGAATTGCTGGCAAGCGATCGTGCGCGCGCCGTGATCGACGGGCTGGCGCAGGCCAATCCGCGCCGCATCGTGATCTTCGATTCGCCGCCCGCGCTCGCCGCCTCGCCGGCATCGGTGCTGGCGCTGCATGTCGGGCAGGCGATGCTCGTGGTGCGCGCCGACCAGACGAGCGAGAGCGACCTGCGCGAGGCGGTGAGCACGCTCGACGGCTGCGAGCATATCCAGCTCGTCCTCAACGCCGTCTCGTTCCAGCCGGGCGGACGCCGCTTCGGCACTTATTATGGGGAGGCGGGCAAGTGA